The region TCGAGCGGTAAAATATTAAACAGGACGAGAGAGACCCTGATCGAGGGGTAAAATATTAAACAGGACGAGAGAGACCCTGATCGAGCGGTAAAATATTAAACTGGACAATGGACTCAGATCGAGGGGTAAATATCAAACTAGTAAAAGGGATCCTGATTGAGGGGTACAATATTAAACCGAACAATGGACTCCAATCAAGAGGTAAATATTAAAGGGACAAGGGGGATCCGATCAAGGGGTAAAATATTAAACCGGAGAAAAGGGATCCTGATCAAGGGATAAAATATTAAATGGGACAATGGACTTGAATCGAGGGGTAAATATTAAAAGGGACAAGGGGGCTCTGATGAGGCATAAAATATTAAACGGGATGACAGTAATCCCGATCGAGGGGTAAGATACTAAACGAGACAAGGACAAGGTCCAGAGGCTTAATAGCCCATGGCAGAGGTCCAATCCCACCCTCAGGGCAGCGTGGGGCTGTTATTTGGTCCCAATGCCTTCCTACCACCCACAAGGTGGCACAGTCCAGTGCCACAAACCAGTTTCTCCCCCTGCCTCGCCACTGACCTCGTATTCGGACTTGGAGTCCTGCTCCGGCAGCTGGAAGAACACCTGGTAGGTCTGGAGGGAGAccagaagcaggaagcaggatcGCTTGCGTGAGACGGGTTTGTCACAGTGGAACGCctggagacagagagggggaaagGAAGCAAGGTGGGGTGGGAGGTTGTGAGCAGACAGAAGGGTAGACCTTAAGATCAACATTAACTGGTCGCCACCCCAGCCCATgctcaccccctccacccccatccgGTTACCCTAGGCCCTATGAGGAGCGTCCCCTCGCCCAAAACCAAGCCTAACACACCTGACCCCTCTCCCACCTGCTCTACCCCCTTTCCCAAAGTATATtccctctcttcatctctcccacacCTCCTCAGGCCTAAAAACCCCCTCCTGCTGTGTCTTGGCCCCCTTCTCTTGTCTCGCCTTCAGTCAGGACTCCTGCCGCACCCCTTCACCCCAGCATCTGGTGCTGCATCTTTCTACTGTCCCTTCCCTTACCCCCCGGGCACCTCCTTCCCCCATTCCTTCCTCCCTGCTTCCCTCTCGTGTCCTCTCAAACCATAAGCCCTCCTCCCCCATTCCCTCCCAGTGCAAGGGcccacccctcacctccaggAGGTGGCTCATCATCTCTGCCTGGCCGCTGCTGTGCCGGACGCAGCCTGACACCATCTCCACGACCACACCCAGGTGACCCTCAGCCAGGATATCCTCCACACTGGGCAGCAGCTCCCCACATATCTCCGAAAACTGCGGAAGAGTTGGCAGTCAGCCACTGGAAGAAGAAAGGGTGGGCCGAAAACAGCGGAGGGTTGGAGGCCACGCGAGGGCAGGTCGGGAGGGGCAGGCGAGGATGCAGAGTGGGCCAAAGAACGGAGAAAGGGGGGGTGAGGAGGTAGAAGGGGTTGGGGAAAGAGGGGGCCGAGGGGTAGGGAGTTGAGTTCTCCACCCCACCACATTTGGATCTACTCACCAGAGAGGTGGGGGCCACTGCCAGAGCTCGCTGCACAGCAAAGTTGGCCATGGGGTGGAGGGCCAGCTCCTCCAGTCTGCCCTTCAGGTTCGAGGTGTAGAATTCGGTGAAGAGCTTGGCGTCCATCACTAGCACCACTGCCTCCAGCAGCCGACTGCCCGTCCTGTCCTTCATGAATTCCAGGAGCGAGCtgggagagcaaggcaggaggcCATGAGAGAAGTAGGGAGGCTTCTGTGTACCCTCAGCCCTGTCCCCTCTGAACTGGGTACCAGGCCCATGCCTCAGTCCAACgcaaccaccaccacccccacgcCCAGCTCCCTCTCATCCATTCCCAACCCAACTACTGTGCCCTTCCTAGCGACGTTCACCCTTCCTCCATCTCCCACCCTCCACTGCCCATGTCCCCTTCAACCCTCGCCATGTTTATCAAGGCCTCTCCGTATGGATCACGGCTTGACACAGCAATAGGTCTGCACatgacaagaaactgcagagagttatggacacagctcagctcatCGTGTTAACCAGCCTCCCTCTTCACAGCTccatctacacttcttgctgcctcagtaaagcacccGGCAGATTCCAGAGCcctacccaccccagacattctctcctctccctgatatacaaaagcctgaaagcacgtaccagcaggctcaaggagagcttctaccccccaccccattctaagactactgaactccagTACAGTAAGTTACACTcacgacctcacaatctaccccgtTACGATCTGCCCACACACGGTCTGTATTCCTCCACTCCCTATACACTCTTCAGCCTATCCAAATACCTCTTAAACCACCATCGGTCGGTTTCCACCAGTTGCCCTGGTAGGCCATTCCAGGGACCCAATGCTCAATAAACTTTCCCTCAACGTCCCCTCGTATTtggtgtctgtggtgggaaaaagactgtctacacttagcaacacacacaaaatgctggggaaactcaacaagtcaggtagcatgtatggaggggaataaaggacATATCGGGCTGAActgccaactgtttatttccctccacaagtGCTGCCCGacatgccaagttcctccagcattttgtgtgtgctccagCCCTTGCAGAATCTCTCCTGTTACTGTCTACCCTCATTCTGCTTCTCATTATGTTGGAAACCTCGGACAGGGTCTCCTGTCAGCAGGAGAGGCCTCGAGACCAGTGTAGGTCACTCACATTGAACACCGGGGCAGACGAGGAGCCATGGCCCATTCCTGCTCCGGTTTCATTGTGTTCTTTCTTCTTCACAGAGTCTGCAACCTGCTCCAGCCCTGCCTCAGTCTCCCGTCTCCGCGGCCTCCTCGGTGCCACTCCGAGCCCTCACCCCCCCGAGCATCCTGCCTCTGGGCACCGTGCCTTTCGGTGCGGGCTCCTGGGCTCTGGAGCCCCCCAGAGTCCCTCCAGCAGGCTTGCACCTTGTTTTCACTCTCATTCTCGTGGGCAGTTTGATGACCAGAACACAGATCAGGGGACTCTGCTCTTTCTCATGCAAAAGGCAGGACCTCCCAGTGACTAACCAGTGCaatcccacttcccattctgacatatcagtcacggccatgatgagaccaaactcaggatggagcaggaacacctgtctgggtagcctccatgctgattgcatgaacatcgatttatcCAGCTTCTctccaccaaccccccccccccagttattattccccattctggtgacctctcacccctcctctgctcctgctatcatctccctctggttcctttcctctttccctttatcccacgatccactgtcctctcctatcaaattcctccttTAGTGCTTgacctcttccacctgtcccacCCCAAACTTCTTTCTTcatcccacctccccaccccaccacaaccttccccctcacctatcaccaaccagcttgtactccttcccatctTCCTACGCTGCTTTCTGCCCCTTTACTCTTCcaaatgaagggttttggcccgaaatgttgaccgtCTCTTCCTCTCCGTAGGTGCCACCCGACCTGCTGCGTGCGTtcttctcaagatttccagcatcggcagaatctcgTGCTTCTAATCACAGTGGTAGTTTCATTTCATGCTTAGTTTTTCccgatgtggcagatggaatttaaagcagaccaattattgcactttgggagaacaaaccaAGCAAGTCTTCCACCATCGACaacaggaattccgcagatgctggaaattcaagcaacacacatcaaagttgctggtgaacgcagcaggccaggcagcgcctctaggaagaggtacagtcgacgtttcaggccgagacccttcgtcaggactaacaacgTCTTACACCgtgaatggcagggcattgaggagtgctgtagaacaaagggatctgggaatacaggtccataattcattgaaagtggtgtcacaggtagacggtcgtaaagaaagcttttggcacattgaccttcaaaaATCAGGGCACTGAATATAGGCATCCGGATTATATTTTGAAGTTGTACTGGAGGCAGAATATAgaatattttgtgcagttctggaaagatatcaataagcctGAAGGAATTTATAAGGATGATGCCGGGACCTGAGGGCCTGAGTAATAGGGATGGTTGGATAGgctggacttcattccttggcgCGCAGGTGAACAAGGGGATCTTATGGAGGTATACAAACTGACCAGCAGGATAGGAAGGGTGAATGCACAGCCTTTCCCCCTCAGCTTGGGTGCAACTGGAACTTGTGCTCATAGCtctaggatgaaaggtgaaatatttaaggagaggaaatctgttcactcagagggtgctccAAGTGTGGAACAGGTTGCCAGTGGGAGTGATCGATGTGGATTTAGTTGTAACATTTAAAGCAGCTTGGACAGGtccatggatgggaagggtttggagggggatgggaagggtgcaggtcgatgggactgggcagattaGGTGGGTATTAACAGAAAGGGCCAAACCGCCACCTTGGATGCTCTAGTGCTGAATAGCTTTGTGTGCCTCCCCGACAATGACTGTACAGAGAACAGGTTCTTACAGCCGGGGGTggcagtggggacaagctcccactccctattaaatgctcccaacggTGCGCGTcctaaatagcctctgacaaccagtccagctcctggccttcacatgtggcttggcCGCTAAGCTtggcggaaccgtttctactaaCAGGAGATGCAGCAAAAGGCAGTTttccagcaccttaaaaccagtcgctttgggcaaatggggcttgtcagctcaTCTGGGAGGAGGAAAATtctaatctcaaacctccgctgccttgtggtgATAccaactcatggggaaggcttcaggagtgaaCCCCCAAGGAaaagtccctgaggcagtcctacattgagttcaatgctgactggcaactcctgtgacactgctggtgctaaactgtgccggtctctgctgttcctctggggtcatcagctgcgtggagagggggagcttgctgcagGGGCAACCGCTTGCTCTCCATAGCGTGCTACCCTGGCTTGCATACCACATAGACAACATAGCTATGGTTCACCCCAACCAACAGAGGCATCACAaagaaccataagacaaaggagcagaattaggccgttcagccacacgagtctgctcaaccattcaatcgtggctgatttattatccctctcaaccccattctcctgtcttctctctgtcACTTTTGACagcctaactaatcaagaacttatcaatctccgctttaaatgtactcaatgacttggtctccacagccgaaTGCACCCTctaggttaaagaaatttctccccttctctgttccaaagggacgtccttgtattttaagtctgtgccctcttgtcctagactctcccactatgggaaatatctttTCAAAGtgcactctatctaagcctttcaatatccgataggtttcaatgagattgcccctcattcttctaaactccagtgagtacaggcccagagccaacaaacactcctcatatgttaacccttccattcccaggatcattcttgtgaacctcctctggaccatctccaatgccaggacatcttttcttagataaggggcccaatactGCTCGCAATACTCAAAATACGTTCTGACCAGTGCCcgataaatcctcagcattaggtcattgcttctatattctagtcctcttaaaatgaatgctaacattgcatttgccttccttaccaacgACTGAATTTACAAAAGTTTACCTGCAttacgactcccaagtccctttgcacctctgatttttgaatttgctctccaattagaagatagtctatgcctttatttcttctcccAAGGTGAATGACCtccccacactgtattccatctgccacttctttgcccattccttaagtcaggctaactggcctatcacttcccgtcttttgcctccctccctttttaaagagtgacCTTTGCAACGgtccagtcctctggaaatgaaatctagtgattcttgaaagatcagttaatgtctccacaatcccttcagccacctctttcaaattCAAGCTTGAGCTTATTGTCACTCAACCGCTGAACGCAATAACGTTCCCTGGACCAAGTGCACAACACCGTACGTATAAATCACACACAAGGTAATActgccacaaataaattaacaaataaggtGCACTTACGTCAGAAGTTAAACTCCACTGGCAcctcatacgtgatgagacctggtgGCGGCAGGGAGTTCCATCATCTcccagcctgggggaagaagctgtttctcattcTAACAGCCCCAgcgcctcctgtctgatggtggaaccctggggtgcagtccgTCCGATCTAGGAgacttgtctatctttaggcctttcagcttcccaagcaccttctcctaaaTAAACACTCACTTCCGCCGCCAACACTCTCAAATTCCTGGCACAGGCTGGTACAGCAGGAGAACAGGATCTTCAGCACACCATGTCATGGTGAACTAATTACATTAAAGGGTTAACTAGGTGCTTCTGCCCACACAATGTTCCTATCCATCCATTCCCTGTCAAAGAACCACACAAATacctctatcgtatctgcctccaccaccacccaagGCTCACACCGCTTGCCCTGCCCATCTCTTTTGAATAGTCCCCCTCTCACTTCAAATGCATGCCCTCATATATTAGATATTTCAGCccgggatggggtgggggggggaaggagataCCAACTCTCTACTCTATCTACACCTCTAATAATCGTATAAAtgtctatcaggtctcccctcagcctttgacgttccagggaaaacaactcacgtttgtccaacctctccttacagctcCCGTCCTCCCATCCGGTGATTTGCTGCtgtatcctctccacacccttcctgtaaaggGCCAACCAGACCCCAACACAATCCTCTAGTTGTGGTAGGGGGTGCagactgaaggtgagaggggacccGAGGGGCAAGCTTCTCCCCCacagtgggtatgtggaatgagctgccggaggtCAACAGCAACACCACTGCTTCCCTCACACAGAGTGGGTGGGGGCACTGAAGTCAACTGTAACCTCACCTCACGCTATAAACGGAGATGTGCCTGCACGTGCTCGTGCACGCCTGTGGCCATAAATGGACATCTCCCTGCACATGCTTGTGAAATTCTGTGTACAGTGCTTGTACGTTGACATGGTGCACGCCTGTGGCTATAAACGGAGATGTGCCTGCACGTGCTCGTGCACAATGTGTACACGTTGGCACAGTGCATGCCTGTGGTCACCGGCGTGGTCGTGCTCTCCGAAGATGGCAGGACATAGCCGCCATCCACAGGCCACGCGTGCCTGAGCGTGCAAGTCACATGGAACCGTGAGACAGAGTACGGCCACGGCAGGGGAAGCGGAGACGGCGGGAGACGAGGGTTACCTGTTCTGCCCATCCTGGCATGGCTCCCCGAGGGACTTGAGAATGGCTGAACATAGCTCCTGAGCCACGTCCGGCAGCCTCCGCCCCAGGACGCGGGCCGCCACCTGCAGCACCGCGCTGGCCGTGGGGTTGGTCAGGAACTCTGTGGAGAGATGAGGAGGGTGAGAGAGGCAACCTCTGCAGATCATCCCTTCCCTCACTGGCCCCCTCGAACCTCGCAGTGGCGAGGGACTCACCTGTCATGTTGTCTGCCAGCAGCTGGGCGTAGTCACGCAGCTCGTCCAGGAACCCTTCCGGGACGCTGAACTCCTTCACCTGTCCGGCACGGAGGTCCAACCCTCTGTCGAGGTCAAAGCCTGTCGGAGAGGGGTGAGCAGGTCACAGGCCGTAGGCGTGTATGAACGGACGGACCGTGGGagcgggaggaggagggaggactgGACTGGAACGTTATCAGGGATCAGATGATtttatacaggtcgaccttcactaatccggcaccattgggacccgAGGAGTGCccgattagtgaaaatgctgaattacagaaggatcacattaagcataatcagtgccagattatcgaaggaaccgaattacaggtagtcggattagtgaaggtcgactgtactAAATACGCAATCAGGAATGAGTGAAACACTGGATTTAAACCAGGGATTCCAGCAGTTTATATAATGCCTGGGAGTCAGCCACAGGTTGGAATCAAACCCTGAAGTCCGGGTAttcatctggaatattgcattcccggaagtgggttacaggctgggatctaacccTGAGGTTTGGGGGGGTGGTGTTGATTTGGAATACTGGATTCCCGGAAACCCGGTTACAGGTTGGGATCCAATCCTGAGGCTTGgcttgggggggcgggggtgcagGAGACAGCGTTCATTTGGAATATTGGATTCCCAGAAGTGAGTTACAGGCTAGAATCTAATTCAAGGATTCAGGAGGTTTACATATAGAATAAGTGACTCTCAAGAGTGAGTGAAATGCAATCCAGAGGTTCAGGGTTCAAAGAACATTCACTAACAAAGTACAGCCTGACATCcacttccttacagacagccacaaaacaagaaatcctAAAGAACCCATAAATTAAAAACCCCGACAAACAcccaagggggaggggagggggaaaacaAACACTAGACGGTAAATGACCTACAGAGTGAAAGTGAGTCCTCcgacacgaagcctggagcaggaACACAGCCTCAGACTCAGAGCAGAGTAAAGCTAACAGAACAGCAAGCAGAACCGGTCCTGACACACGGCCCAGCGTTTATATCATCCATACGTCAGTCGTTCCTCACACCAGGACCCAGGCCACGTAGCATTGATACGCTCAGAGCCTGGACAACGCCTCCATGTTCCGGCCTATACCCGAGCTTTCCAAACCGGCCCAGCGCTTAGATTGACCAAACCTCACTCTGGAATTCCTCCGTCTCCTGCACGCCTCAGTCCCCCCCCATCCCACTCCATCTCACACCCATTTACCTCAACCCTTGACTCAGCCTCCTCTTCGCATGCCTCTTCATCGCTCACGGTGACAGTTTaccataatggtttttttttaaaacagaaaaAGCATTGTAAATATTTCTTGCTTTGGGAACCATGAGTAAGTTGTCACCTGAAATGTTTGGAATGAGATCCCCAGTTCtgagttacaggctgggatctaacccAAGGGCTCAGCGTTTTTACGTCGAGAATGACAGATCCCTGTGAGTGAGTTACAGGCTGGTATCCAAGCTACAGTCTCAGGGATTGATAACTGAAATGCAATATTCTTTCAAGTGGGTTGTAATCCAGAGAGGTTGTGATGTGGAGAACATTTGAGTGGTTGTCCCACCGGATGGTGCGAAAGTGCTAGACTCACCCTTGGGTGTGTCCTTGTGGGTGCTCCTCCGCAGTTTGCTGGCACAGGGcaccactccccccagcaccTGCAGGAGATCCCGCACGAAGAGATTGCCCTGCGCGTCCCTCACGTATTTCAGGAGGTCGCCGCGCACACAACTGCTCAGCTGCCGGACCTGCCCCTCCAGGGTTCTGCCCTCGCCCCCTTCTTCCTCCTCGCCCTCTGCGTcgtcatcctcctcctcctcctcctcctcctcctcctcgccCTGCTCCTGCAGGTTGCTGGCGAGCTGGGTCACCTGCAGGAGGGCCGCCTGCATCACGCGGGCCCCGCACCGGTGGCTGGCCACGAGCCACAGGTGGGGCTGGAGGGCCGCGAGGAAGCGTCGCAGGGCAGGAACGTCGCACTGGTCCACCAGCCGCACCAGGAAGATGCTGCCGTCGGGGTTGGTGCAGACCCGCACCTCCCTGCCCTTGATCTCTGTCAGCACGTTGGAGAGGAACAGCCCTGgccggggagagaggaggaagaggatgGTTAGCAAGTCCAAGGCCACAGTTCCACCACccattccctcctctcccctccccagcctaccactcactccctcctcccatccctcccactATCGGCCTTCAATCCCCCTCTGGCATCACATTCTGTCcgattcctcccctccccccccaggtGACACTGACGCCGTCCCTCACTCTTTTCCTCCTTGTCCGGAAAGCCGTTCATTAACGTGGGCATCAGCTGCTGACAGTAGACGAGGACGCCACGGACTGAGTGGTGAGGACTATCGTTTTCCTCCACCACGCTGCCCCGTTCCCCGATCGGTCCGCCACCGGAAATCGATCCACTCCCACGTCGGTTCCTCCGCTGTCTCTGTCGGGTGCGGCGGTCATATTGGTAAGGGCGGCGGCGATGCTTCGCCCCTGCGGCGGCCATCTTGTTAAGGGCAGCGGCAATGCGTTCCTCCCTGCTGCGGCCATCGCGGTAAGAGGAGACAGGGAGCGCGTGCGCCATGGCTGACCAGCGTCCATCTTGGGAAGGTAAGACCGGCGTGGACAGAGTGGGAAATGCCCACCTTGGGAAGGCAGCTCCTGTGTGAATGGAGAAGACACTATCTTGGTAAAGGATGTTTGGGATTGATAGGATTTTTAAAGTGCTTTGCCTGTCCCTCCCCTCGTTCCCTCCTCCAGctcatccctccctcactccctcctccagttccccatccctcccctcgCTCCCTCCTCCAGTTCCCCGTTCCTCCCCCGCTCCCTCCTCCAGTTCCccgtccctcccctcactccctcctccagttccccgtccctcccctcactccctcctcCAGTTCCCcgttcctcccctctctccctcctccagtTCCCCGTCCCTCCCCTCGCTCCCTCCTCCAGTTCCccgtccctcccctcactccctcctcCAGTTCCCcgttcctcccctctctccctcctccagtTCCCCGTCCCTCCCCTCGCTCCCTCCTCCAGCCTCCCGTCCCTCCCCTCGCTCCCTCCTTCAGCCTCCTGTCCCTCCCCTCGCTCCCTCCTCCAgttccccatccctcccctcactccctcctccagttccccgtccctcccctcactccctcctccagttccccatccctcccctcgCTCCCTCCTCCAGTTCCCCGTCCCTCCCCCGCTCCCTCCTCCAGTTCCccgtccctcccctcactccctcctccagttccccgtccctcccctcactccctcctcCAGTTCCCcgttcctcccctctctccctcctccagtTCCCCGTCCCTCCCCTCGCTCCCTCCTCCAGCCTCCCGTCCCTCCCCTCGCTCCCTCCTTCAGCCTCCTGTCCCTCCCCTCGCTCCCTCCTCCAGTTCCCcgttcctcccctctctccctcctccagttccccgtccctcccctcgctccctcctccagcctcccgtccctcccctctctccctcctccagcctcccgtccctcccctcactccctcctcCAGTTCCCCGTCCCTCCCCTCGTTCCCTCCTCCAGTTCCccgtcctcccctctctccctcctccagttccccgtcctcccctctctccctcctccagttccccgtccctcccctcactccctcctcCAGCCTCCCGTCCCTCCCCTCGCTCCCTCCTCCAGTTCCccgtcctccctctctccctcctccagttccccgtccctcccctcgctccctcctccagcctcccgtccctcccctcactccctcctccagccttccgtccctcccctcactccctcctcCAGTTCCCcattcctcccctctctccctcctccagtTCCCCGTCCCTCCCCTCGCTCCCTCCTCCAGTTCCCcgttcctcccctctccctcctccagtTCCCCGTCCCTCCCCTCGCTCCCTCCTCCAACCTCCCGTCCCTCCCCTCGCTCcctcctccagcctcctgtccctcCCCTCGCTCCCTCCTCCAGCCCCCCGTCCCTCCCCTCGCTCCCTCCTCCAGCCTCCCGTCCCTCCCCTCGCTC is a window of Mobula birostris isolate sMobBir1 chromosome 10, sMobBir1.hap1, whole genome shotgun sequence DNA encoding:
- the LOC140203993 gene encoding nucleolar protein 9 encodes the protein MTASGAWNQQRSNMAERSAASGRSDRDDFGYGRQLMPRVMYGFPDKEEKGAAFPRWAFPTLSTPVLPSQDGRWSAMAHALPVSSYRDGRSREERIAAALNKMAAAGAKHRRRPYQYDRRTRQRQRRNRRGSGSISGGGPIGERGSVVEENDSPHHSVRGVLVYCQQLMPTLMNGFPDKEEKRLFLSNVLTEIKGREVRVCTNPDGSIFLVRLVDQCDVPALRRFLAALQPHLWLVASHRCGARVMQAALLQVTQLASNLQEQGEEEEEEEEEEDDDAEGEEEEGGEGRTLEGQVRQLSSCVRGDLLKYVRDAQGNLFVRDLLQVLGGVVPCASKLRRSTHKDTPKGFDLDRGLDLRAGQVKEFSVPEGFLDELRDYAQLLADNMTEFLTNPTASAVLQVAARVLGRRLPDVAQELCSAILKSLGEPCQDGQNSSLLEFMKDRTGSRLLEAVVLVMDAKLFTEFYTSNLKGRLEELALHPMANFAVQRALAVAPTSLFSEICGELLPSVEDILAEGHLGVVVEMVSGCVRHSSGQAEMMSHLLEAFHCDKPVSRKRSCFLLLVSLQTYQVFFQLPEQDSKSEYEPSGVARLKLVNYHGTLLAQHLLNFEKPITLVRSMAESPVDDLLVLACNPAGSHVFDSLIDSTTVSEKQKKTVLRKFTGHFFQLACSKHGSRVFDQIWLFAPLEMRRSIAQELSEKRELLKASRYGHRAIRKMDLGTFRRKLEDWESLQESETRKRKAVSDILETEAGMPETP